Genomic window (Enterobacteriaceae bacterium 4M9):
ACGTTCAATTTGTTGCTGTATGACGTTCACATCCTGCGTCATAAAGGTCCCGGGTGCCCCCAGGGCCAGGATTGACTGGCGAATATCGTCATTACGTGTGTAATGACGCTCGCCGGTCAGCACCAACTTTGACAGCGGAAGACGCTGCGCATCTTCCATCCAGCTCACCACCATCAGCGTGCCGACCAAAACGGTCATCACCACGGCCAACAGGAAAATAATGCCTGCCAGACGCGTGCCGTTGCTACGACGCGGGGAGTTTTCCTCCTCGCGGGAGCGAACGTTCAGGGCCGCCTGAGACATATCAGTCTGCCAGCTCCACAATGCGCACTACCAGCTGCGAGAAGCTCATTCCCGCCTGGCGTGCGGCCATCGGCACCAGACTGTGACTGGTCATGCCCGGCGCCGTATTTACCTCAAGCAGATAAAACTCGCCGTCACTGTCCTGCATCACATCCACACGTCCCCAGCCGCTACAGCCGAGCACCTGCCATGCTTTACGCGCCAACGCTGCCAGCGCCGCTTCTTTTTCGTCACTCAACCCGGCCGGGCAAAAATACTGCGTGTCGTCTGACAGGTACTTAGCCTCATAGTCATAAAACACGCCTGCGGGCTGGATGCGAATTGAAGGCAGAATCTCATCGCCCAATACCGCAACCGTGTATTCCGGGCCAGTCATCCACTTTTCGACCAGCACTTCATCGTCATGCTTAAATGCCAGTTCCAACGCCTCGGCAAGGTTGTCTGCCGTATCGACTTTAGACATGCCAACGCTTGAGCCTTCACGGCTTGGCTTGACGATGACCGGCATACCCAGCGCCGCCACCTGTAAAGCCGCTTCTGCACTAAAACCGTCACGGCTGTTGAGGGCGACGGAATTTGCGACCGGCAGACCCGCGCCCTGCCACAGCAGCTTGGTGCGCATCTTATCCATCGTGATGGCCGACGCCATCACGCCGCTGCCGGTGTATGGCAAGCCCTGATATTCAAGCATTGCCTGCATCGTGCCGTCTTCGCCGCCGCGCCCATGCAGCGCGATAAAGACTTTGTCGTAGCCTTCTTCTTTGAGCGCCGTTACCGGCGTCTCACGCGGGTCAACGGCATAAGCCTCTACACCCGCTTCTCTTAACCCTGCCAGCACTGCGCTGCCGGACTGAAGAGAGACCTCACGCTCTGCGGAAGAACCGCCCAGCAGGACCGCAACTTTATCAGTCATTCTGGCCTTCCTCTTGAGTTTGAGGCTGCAATTTAATTTCAGCCAGTTTTTTTGCAATTTTACCGACGTTCCCTGCACCTTGAACCAGGATCAGGTCATTTCCGGTCAGCACAGGTGCCAGGATCCCGGCGATAGCGTCGGTCTCCGGAACCAGGATCGGATCGACTTTTCCACGCCCACGGATCGTGCGGCACAGTGAACGGCTGTCCGCGCCTGGGATCGCTGCTTCACCCGCGGAATACACATCCAGCATCAGTAGCGCATCAACCTGCGTCAGCACGTTGGCAAAGTCATCATAAAGATCGCGCGTGCGCGTATAGCGATGCGGCTGGAAGATCATGACCAGATTTTTATCCGGCCAACCTGCGCGCGCCGCTTTGATGGTGGCGTCCACTTCCGTTGGATGGTGGCCATAGTCATCCACCAGCATGGCGCTACCGCTTTTACCGTTAACCGGCTCCAGGGGATATTCGCCCAAAAAATCAAAGCGGCGACCGGTGCCCTGGAAACCTTCCAGCGCACGCAGGATCGCCGCATAATCAATGTTCTCTTCGGTAGCTACCGCCACCGCTGCCGCAGCATTCAGGGCGTTGTGACGACCCGGTGCGTTCAGTTGTACGTGCAACTCTGGCTTATCCTGGCGCACCAGCGTGAAGAAGCTCTGCGCGCCGGTCTGGCGGTAATTCTCTATGCGCACGTCGGCGTCTTCACTAAAGCCGTAGGTGGTAATCTGGCGACCCACACGCGGCAGCAATTCGCGAATCACGTCGTCGTCCACACACATCACTGCACGCCCGTAAAACGGCAGGTTATGCAGGAAGTTTATAAACGTCTGCTTCAGGTTTTCGAAGTCGCCCTGGTAGGTATCCATATGGTCGGCTTCGATATTGGTCACAATGGCGACCATTGGCTGTAAATGAAGGAATGACGCATCGCTTTCATCCGCTTCTGCAATCAAATAACGGCTGTGGCCCAGGCGCGCATGCGTACCGGCAGACTTCACCAGCCCACCGTTAACGAATGTTGGATCCAGACCGGCTTCGGCATAAATGCTCGACACCATCGCCGTAGTGGTCGTTTTGCCGTGCGTACCGGCAATGGCAATGCCATAGCGAAAGCGCATCAACTCAGCCAGCATTTCCGCGCGGCGAATAACCGGGATACGCAGCTCATGAGCGGCTACGATTTCCGGGTTGTCCTGCGTAATCGCGCTGGAAACCACCACCACGCTCGCATCGCGCACATTTTCCGGGCGATGGTTAAAGTAAATGGTGGCGCCAAGCTGCGACAACTGCTGCGTAACCGGGTTCGGCGCCAGATCGGAACCGCTGATCTGATAACCTTCATTCGCAAGCACCTCGGCAATGCCGCCCATGCCGGCCCCGCCTATGCCTACAAAATGGATGTGCCGGACGCGACGCATCTCGGGCACGATTGAACGCAGTTTCGCCAGTTGTTGAGTATTCATCTTTAACCTGCGGCTTGATGCCGCCTTAACCTCTGATTGCCAAAGAGCGCAAAATGGCGCTCATAAAAATTTATGCTTTTGCAGCCTCACTCACGGCGCAGGCGACACGCTCCGTCGCATCCGGGATGGCCGTATCGCGCGCGCGCTGTGCCATTTCCAGAAGCGTCTGGCGATCCCAGCTCTCGAGCGTTTGCGCCACGGCATCGGCCGTGAACTGCGGCTGCTCGAGAATTTTTGCCGCGCCCGCTTTCTCCAGCGGCAACGCATTCCAGTACTGCTGCCTGTCCTTATGCTGGAACGGGACAAAAATAGCGGGTAACCCTGCGGCGGCGATTTCACTCACCGTCAGCGCGCCAGAGCGGCAAACTACAACATCGGCCCAGCCCCAGGCTGCGGCCATGTCGTCAATAAATTCAGTAATCTTGTGCTGCGGCTGACCGACTGCCGCATAGGCTTCCTGCACGCTTTGCTGCGAGCCTTTGCCTGTCTGGTGCCAGATAGTGACGCGCTCGCCAAGACGCTCGGCCACCTGCGGCATCGTCTGGTTAAGCACGCGCGCGCCCTGTGAACCACCAATCACCAGCACACGCACCGGGCCTTCACGGCCAGCCAGTCGTTCCTGCGGCAGTGGCAGCGCCAGCACGTCTGCACGGACCGGATTGCCGACAACGTCTGCATTCGGGAATGCGCCTGGAAAAGCCTGCATAACCTTAGTGGCGATTTTAGCGAGCCATTTGTTGGTCAACCCGGCGATACCGTTTTGCTCATGCAGCACCACCGGAATGCCCAGCGACCACGCCGCCAGGCCACCAGGCCCCGACACATAGCCACCCATACCCAGCACTACGTCAGGCTTAAAACGTTTCATGATGGCGCGCGCCTGACGCCAGGCGTTAAAAATACGCACCGGCGCCAGCAACAGCGCTTTTACGCCCTTACCGCGCAGGCCTGAAATGCGAATAAAATCGATGTCGATTCCATGTTTGGGAACCAAATCCGCTTCCATACGGTCGGCAGTACCCAGCCAGCGTACCTGCCACCCCTGCGCCATTAAATGGTGTGCAACGGCAAGCCCCGGGAAGACGTGTCCTCCGGTTCCACCAGCCATCACCATTAATCGCTTCGTCATCGTACGCCCCTTGTAAACGCCTGAGCTTTTGCCAGACGCGTTTCATAATCTATGCGCAGCAGCATCATGATGGCCGTTGACATAATCAACAGACTCGAACCGCCGTAACTGATTAACGGCAGCGTCAGACCTTTGGTGGGCAACATGCCTGCGGCGGCGCCAACGTTTACCAGCGCCTGGAAGCTGAACCAGATACCGATAGAGCAGGATAAAAATCCGGCGAAGCGCTGGTCCATTTCCAGCGCGCGGCGCCCTATCGACATAGCGCGAAAAGCGACGAAGAATACCATTAAAAGCGCCAGTACCACACCGATATATCCTAGTTCTTCCCCAATAATGGAGAAGATGAAGTCGGTATGTGCTTCAGGAAGATATTCCAGTTTTTGGACTGAATTCCCCAGCCCCTGGCCCCAGAACTCACCGCGTCCAAAAGCCATCAGCGACTGAGTGAGCTGGTAACCACTACCAAAAGGGTCTTCCCAGGGATCCCAGAATGAGGTAACGCGGCGCATACGGTACGGCTCGGCGAGAATCAGCAGCGCGACCGCAGACAGCCCCATGCCGATAATCGCCAGGAATTGCCACAACTTAGCACCAGCCAGAAACAGCATCGCCAGCGTGGTCACAAACAGTACCACCACAGTACCGAGGTCCGGTTGCGCCAGCAGCAGCACGGCCAGCACCAGAATCACGCCCATTGGCTTAAGGAAGCCGCGGATGTTATTACGTACCTCATCTACCTTGCGCACCAGATAGTTCGCGAGGTAGCAAAACAGCGCCAGCTTGGTAAATTCGGCAGGCTGAATACGTAGCGGCCCCAGTGAAATCCAGCGTGATGCGCCGTTAACCGAATTGCCCACCACCAGCACGATCATCAACATTACGATCGCGGCGATCAGCATCGGTGCGCTGTAGCGCTGCCAGAAATCCATTGGCAAACGCAGTGTGATCATGGCCAGTGCAAACGCCAGCAGGATGTAAAAACCGTCGCGCTTGGCAAACAGGAAAGGATCGTTTGCCAGACGCTGGCCCACCGGCATGGATGCTGATGTCACCATAATAAAACCAATCGCCGCCAGTCCAAACGTGAGCCACAGCAGCGTGCGATCGTAAAGCACCATACTGCTGTCGTCGGCCTCTCGCGAGCCCATCACCCAGCCTCGCAGGCGTACAAACAGCCATACCAGGATTCCGGTTCCCGGTATGCGCGGTACGCTCAGGCGTGGGAGAGAAAAACGCATCAGCCAAGCTCCTTAGCAAGTTGGGTGAATTGATCGCCCCGCTGCTCAAAGTTTTTAAACTGATCGAGGCTGGCACAGGCCGGAGACAGCAGCACCATATCGCCTGCCGTCACGCGCTGGGCAAGCAGGCGCATCGCCTGCTCCATCGTCTCAGTCTGCTCGGCAATTTCCGGGCGTAGCGCCGCAAGTTCCGCGCCATCGCGCCCGAAGCAATACAGGCGTACTTTATCGCCCTGCACATAACGGGTTAGCGGTGAGAAGTCTGCGGCCTTGCCGTCACCACCAAGCAGCAGATGCAGCGTACCGTCGACCTTAAGGCCGTTCAGCGCAGCTACCGTGCTACCAACGTTGGTGGCTTTGGAGTCGTTGATCCAGCGCACGCCGCGACGGTCCAGCGCCAGTTGAAAACGGTGCGGCAGGCCGCCGAAGGTCGTCAACGCCTTGAGGCTGCTGGCACGCGGCAGGCCCGCTGCGTCTGCCAGCGCCAGCGCCGCCAGGGCATTGGTGTAGTTGTGCTGGCCGGTCAACGTCATCTCTTTGACGTTAAGCACCTTCTCCCCTTTCACGCGCAGCCAGGTGTCGCCCTGCTGGTGATTGAGGTGATAGTCGCCCACATCAACGCCAAAGCTGATGCAGCGCTCATCTGCACCACGCACCGGCATTGTCAGCGCATCGTCAGCGTTGACCACACACACTTTGGCGTTTTCATAAATTTTTAGCTTGGCCGCACGATACTGTTGCAGGCCAAACGGATAGCGGTCCATGTGGTCTTCAGTCACGTTCAGAATCGTGGCTGCCACCGCCTTCAGACTGCTGGTAGTTTCCAGTTGAAAGCTGGAAAGCTCCAGAACGTACAGCTCGCGCGCCGGGTCCAGCAGCATCAGCGCAGGCAGGCCGATATTGCCGCCCACGCCCACGTTGACACCCGCCGCCTCGGCCATTTCGCCCACCAGCCGTGTCACGGTGCTTTTACCGTTGGAGCCGGTGATTGCCACAACCGGCGCCTGAGCCTCACGGCAAAAAAGCTCGATATCACCGACAATTTCTACGCCAGCATCCGCCGCAGCGCTCAACGCAGGCGTTGCCAGCGCGACGCCTGGGCTTGCAACTATCAGGTCCGCATCCACCAGCCAGTCCGTATTCAGGCTGCCGGTGTGGTATTCCACTTCCTGTGGCAGCTTATCCAGCCCTGGTGGTGACATGCGGGTATCCATAACGCGCGGTGTTACGCCACGCGCCATAAAGAATGTCACGCAGGACAGGCCCGTTAAGCCAAGCCCAATGATGACAACCTTTTTACCCTGATAATCTGCCATGATTAACGTACCTTCAGCGTTGCCAGTCCAATCAGGACCAGCATCAGCGAAATAATCCAGAAGCGCACGATGACGCGCGGCTCTGGCCAGCCTTTGAGTTCATAGTGATGGTGAATCGGCGCCATGCGGAAAATACGCTGACCACGCAGCTTGAACGATCCCACCTGCAGGATGACCGACAGCGTTTCTACCACGAACACGCCACCCATAATCACCAGCAGGAATTCCTGGCGCAGCAGCACGGCGATAACGCCCAGCGCGCCACCGAGCGCAAGCGAGCCCACATCACCCATGAAAACCTGCGCCGGATAGGTGTTAAACCACAAAAAGCCCAGGCCAGCACCGACGATAGCGGTACAGACAATCACCAGTTCACCGGCGTGGCGTAAATAAGGAATGTGCAGATAGCTGGCAAAATTCATGTTGCCGGTCGCCCAGGCGACCAGTGCAAACCCGGCGGCAACCAGCACGGTCGGCATAATCGCCAGACCGTCCAGGCCATCCGTCAGGTTTACCGCATTACCGGTACCCACAATCACGAAATAGGCGAGCAGAATGTAGAAAATACCGAGCTG
Coding sequences:
- a CDS encoding D-alanine--D-alanine ligase — encoded protein: MTDKVAVLLGGSSAEREVSLQSGSAVLAGLREAGVEAYAVDPRETPVTALKEEGYDKVFIALHGRGGEDGTMQAMLEYQGLPYTGSGVMASAITMDKMRTKLLWQGAGLPVANSVALNSRDGFSAEAALQVAALGMPVIVKPSREGSSVGMSKVDTADNLAEALELAFKHDDEVLVEKWMTGPEYTVAVLGDEILPSIRIQPAGVFYDYEAKYLSDDTQYFCPAGLSDEKEAALAALARKAWQVLGCSGWGRVDVMQDSDGEFYLLEVNTAPGMTSHSLVPMAARQAGMSFSQLVVRIVELAD
- the mraY gene encoding phospho-N-acetylmuramoyl-pentapeptide-transferase; amino-acid sequence: MLVWLAEHLVKYYSGFNVFSYLTFRAIVSLLTALIISLWMGPRLIARLQALSFGQVVRNDGPESHFSKRGTPTMGGIMILTAIVVSVLMWAYPSNPYVWCVLFVLVGYGIIGFIDDYRKVVRKDTKGLIARWKYFWMSLIALIVAFALYITGKDTPATELVVPFFKDIVPQLGIFYILLAYFVIVGTGNAVNLTDGLDGLAIMPTVLVAAGFALVAWATGNMNFASYLHIPYLRHAGELVIVCTAIVGAGLGFLWFNTYPAQVFMGDVGSLALGGALGVIAVLLRQEFLLVIMGGVFVVETLSVILQVGSFKLRGQRIFRMAPIHHHYELKGWPEPRVIVRFWIISLMLVLIGLATLKVR
- the murD gene encoding UDP-N-acetylmuramoyl-L-alanine--D-glutamate ligase — its product is MADYQGKKVVIIGLGLTGLSCVTFFMARGVTPRVMDTRMSPPGLDKLPQEVEYHTGSLNTDWLVDADLIVASPGVALATPALSAAADAGVEIVGDIELFCREAQAPVVAITGSNGKSTVTRLVGEMAEAAGVNVGVGGNIGLPALMLLDPARELYVLELSSFQLETTSSLKAVAATILNVTEDHMDRYPFGLQQYRAAKLKIYENAKVCVVNADDALTMPVRGADERCISFGVDVGDYHLNHQQGDTWLRVKGEKVLNVKEMTLTGQHNYTNALAALALADAAGLPRASSLKALTTFGGLPHRFQLALDRRGVRWINDSKATNVGSTVAALNGLKVDGTLHLLLGGDGKAADFSPLTRYVQGDKVRLYCFGRDGAELAALRPEIAEQTETMEQAMRLLAQRVTAGDMVLLSPACASLDQFKNFEQRGDQFTQLAKELG
- the murC gene encoding UDP-N-acetylmuramate--L-alanine ligase, which produces MNTQQLAKLRSIVPEMRRVRHIHFVGIGGAGMGGIAEVLANEGYQISGSDLAPNPVTQQLSQLGATIYFNHRPENVRDASVVVVSSAITQDNPEIVAAHELRIPVIRRAEMLAELMRFRYGIAIAGTHGKTTTTAMVSSIYAEAGLDPTFVNGGLVKSAGTHARLGHSRYLIAEADESDASFLHLQPMVAIVTNIEADHMDTYQGDFENLKQTFINFLHNLPFYGRAVMCVDDDVIRELLPRVGRQITTYGFSEDADVRIENYRQTGAQSFFTLVRQDKPELHVQLNAPGRHNALNAAAAVAVATEENIDYAAILRALEGFQGTGRRFDFLGEYPLEPVNGKSGSAMLVDDYGHHPTEVDATIKAARAGWPDKNLVMIFQPHRYTRTRDLYDDFANVLTQVDALLMLDVYSAGEAAIPGADSRSLCRTIRGRGKVDPILVPETDAIAGILAPVLTGNDLILVQGAGNVGKIAKKLAEIKLQPQTQEEGQND
- the murG gene encoding undecaprenyldiphospho-muramoylpentapeptide beta-N-acetylglucosaminyltransferase, giving the protein MTKRLMVMAGGTGGHVFPGLAVAHHLMAQGWQVRWLGTADRMEADLVPKHGIDIDFIRISGLRGKGVKALLLAPVRIFNAWRQARAIMKRFKPDVVLGMGGYVSGPGGLAAWSLGIPVVLHEQNGIAGLTNKWLAKIATKVMQAFPGAFPNADVVGNPVRADVLALPLPQERLAGREGPVRVLVIGGSQGARVLNQTMPQVAERLGERVTIWHQTGKGSQQSVQEAYAAVGQPQHKITEFIDDMAAAWGWADVVVCRSGALTVSEIAAAGLPAIFVPFQHKDRQQYWNALPLEKAGAAKILEQPQFTADAVAQTLESWDRQTLLEMAQRARDTAIPDATERVACAVSEAAKA
- the ftsW gene encoding cell division protein FtsW codes for the protein MRFSLPRLSVPRIPGTGILVWLFVRLRGWVMGSREADDSSMVLYDRTLLWLTFGLAAIGFIMVTSASMPVGQRLANDPFLFAKRDGFYILLAFALAMITLRLPMDFWQRYSAPMLIAAIVMLMIVLVVGNSVNGASRWISLGPLRIQPAEFTKLALFCYLANYLVRKVDEVRNNIRGFLKPMGVILVLAVLLLAQPDLGTVVVLFVTTLAMLFLAGAKLWQFLAIIGMGLSAVALLILAEPYRMRRVTSFWDPWEDPFGSGYQLTQSLMAFGRGEFWGQGLGNSVQKLEYLPEAHTDFIFSIIGEELGYIGVVLALLMVFFVAFRAMSIGRRALEMDQRFAGFLSCSIGIWFSFQALVNVGAAAGMLPTKGLTLPLISYGGSSLLIMSTAIMMLLRIDYETRLAKAQAFTRGVR